From Candidatus Poribacteria bacterium, the proteins below share one genomic window:
- a CDS encoding uroporphyrinogen-III decarboxylase-like protein codes for MKESMTPKERWLAVLNRKKPDRIPMDYWATGEATEKVMKYLGCSSVDEMFKRLHIDRVIGVGPRYIGPPIEPGYDMYGCRYEKVNYGTGVYSECVYHPLAQYNSIEEIERNYTWPTADWFDYSVIPDQIKGREMYPIRGGGSEPFLTYKNLRGMEQAYMDLILNPDLVHYCLDKLFDFCYENTLRIYEQIPGKVNISYVAEDFGSQEGLLISREHIREFFIPRMKRMIDLAHQAGAYVFFHSDGAIREIIPDMIEAGIDVLNPIQWRCKGMDRKGLKRDFGDKVIFHGGVDNQYTLAFGTVEEVREEVIYNIQVLGEGGGYILAPCHNIQAVSPPENAVTMYETGYEYGWI; via the coding sequence ATGAAGGAAAGCATGACCCCTAAGGAAAGGTGGCTCGCCGTCCTGAACAGGAAGAAACCGGATAGGATCCCGATGGACTATTGGGCCACCGGAGAGGCAACTGAAAAGGTGATGAAATATCTGGGTTGTTCCAGCGTGGATGAGATGTTTAAGAGACTACACATAGATAGGGTCATCGGCGTTGGACCCAGATATATCGGCCCCCCGATAGAGCCGGGGTATGACATGTACGGGTGCCGGTACGAAAAGGTCAACTACGGCACGGGGGTGTATTCGGAATGCGTCTATCATCCCCTTGCCCAGTATAACTCGATCGAGGAGATCGAAAGGAACTACACGTGGCCGACCGCCGATTGGTTCGACTACTCCGTCATACCAGATCAGATCAAAGGCAGGGAGATGTATCCCATCAGGGGTGGAGGCTCTGAGCCGTTCCTGACCTATAAGAACCTCCGCGGGATGGAACAGGCATACATGGATCTGATCCTCAATCCGGATCTGGTTCACTATTGTCTGGATAAGCTCTTCGACTTCTGTTATGAAAACACGCTCCGCATATATGAACAGATACCCGGTAAGGTGAACATCTCATATGTGGCCGAGGATTTCGGCTCGCAGGAGGGGTTGCTGATATCCCGCGAGCATATAAGAGAGTTTTTCATACCGCGGATGAAACGTATGATAGACCTCGCCCATCAGGCAGGGGCGTATGTTTTCTTCCACAGCGATGGGGCCATAAGGGAGATCATACCCGATATGATCGAGGCCGGAATAGACGTGCTCAACCCGATCCAGTGGCGATGTAAGGGGATGGATCGCAAGGGGCTAAAACGGGATTTCGGCGATAAGGTGATCTTCCACGGCGGTGTCGATAACCAGTATACCCTTGCTTTCGGAACCGTCGAGGAGGTACGCGAGGAGGTGATATACAACATCCAGGTCCTGGGGGAAGGAGGAGGCTATATCCTGGCGCCGTGTCACAACATCCAGGCGGTCAGCCCGCCTGAAAACGCGGTTACCATGTATGAAACCGGATATGAATACGGATGGATCTGA
- a CDS encoding NAD+ synthase: protein MARFRIAMAQINTTVGDLEGNVRKIKEYVRKSRELGVDIVTFPELAITGYPPEDLLLKPDFISANLKALQDVASACREITSVVGFVDRNEDIYNAAALIHDGRVAGIYHKIFLPNYSVFDEDRYFQAGDELLIFSLNGRRVAISICEDIWYPQGPTRDQTLVGNAELILSISASPYHAGKGHARERMIATRANDNLVFVAFNNLVGGQDELIFDGNSVVFNQSGDLVARGKQFEEELIVADLNLSDVFKARLHDPRRRKYIPVLRKSEYQMNFIELDDLPFKEKPEISTPVHEPYERIEEIYKALVLGTRDYLYKNNFKQAIVGMSGGIDSSLTTVIAVDALGRENVLGVSMPSRYSSSQTQSDARKLAENLGIRFKVIPIERMFQAYLETLAPVFEGYEPDITEENIQARIRGNILMALSNKFGAIVLSTGNKSEVSVGYCTLYGDMAGGFSVLKDVPKMLVYKLAEYRNRVEGRELIPRSVFIRPPTAELRPNQKDSDSIPEYEILDPILQAYVEEDKSVEEIVEMGFDRETVLRVARMVDRNEYKRRQAAPGIKITPRAFGKDRRMPITNRYQPL from the coding sequence ATGGCCCGATTTCGAATCGCCATGGCACAGATAAACACGACGGTCGGAGACCTCGAGGGCAACGTTAGGAAAATCAAGGAATATGTCCGGAAATCCAGGGAGCTGGGGGTGGATATAGTCACCTTTCCCGAGCTGGCCATAACCGGTTATCCCCCTGAGGATCTGCTTCTCAAACCCGATTTCATCTCGGCCAACCTGAAGGCGCTTCAGGATGTGGCCTCCGCATGTCGGGAGATAACGTCCGTGGTGGGGTTCGTCGATCGAAATGAGGACATATACAACGCCGCCGCTCTGATACATGACGGCCGGGTGGCAGGGATATACCACAAGATCTTCCTGCCGAACTACTCCGTCTTCGACGAGGACAGATACTTTCAGGCCGGAGACGAGCTTCTGATCTTCTCGCTGAACGGGAGGAGGGTGGCGATCAGCATCTGTGAGGACATCTGGTATCCTCAAGGGCCGACGAGGGATCAGACCCTGGTGGGGAATGCCGAACTCATCCTGAGCATCTCCGCCTCGCCCTATCACGCCGGCAAAGGACATGCCAGGGAGAGGATGATCGCCACCCGCGCCAACGACAACCTCGTCTTCGTGGCTTTCAACAACCTCGTGGGCGGACAGGATGAGCTGATCTTCGACGGAAACAGCGTCGTGTTCAACCAGTCCGGCGATCTGGTCGCACGGGGAAAACAGTTCGAGGAGGAGCTGATCGTGGCCGATTTGAACCTATCGGACGTGTTCAAGGCCAGACTACACGATCCCAGGAGGAGAAAATACATTCCCGTCCTGAGGAAGTCCGAATATCAGATGAACTTCATCGAGCTGGATGATCTGCCATTCAAGGAGAAACCGGAGATCTCAACGCCCGTACATGAGCCATATGAACGGATAGAGGAGATCTACAAGGCTTTAGTGCTGGGGACGCGGGATTACCTCTACAAGAACAACTTCAAGCAGGCGATCGTGGGCATGAGCGGCGGCATAGACTCGTCGCTGACGACCGTCATAGCCGTCGATGCGCTGGGGAGGGAGAACGTGCTGGGCGTTTCCATGCCCTCCAGGTACTCCTCCTCCCAGACCCAATCCGACGCCAGAAAGCTCGCGGAGAACCTGGGGATTAGGTTCAAGGTCATACCGATCGAGAGGATGTTTCAGGCGTATCTCGAGACGCTCGCCCCCGTCTTTGAGGGGTACGAGCCGGATATCACCGAGGAGAACATTCAGGCGCGCATACGGGGGAACATACTTATGGCGTTGTCGAACAAGTTCGGCGCCATCGTCCTTTCAACCGGCAACAAGAGCGAGGTGAGCGTGGGTTACTGCACGCTTTACGGCGATATGGCGGGCGGATTTTCGGTCCTGAAGGACGTCCCGAAGATGCTGGTTTATAAGCTTGCCGAATACCGAAACAGGGTTGAGGGCCGTGAGCTGATACCCCGATCCGTCTTCATCCGTCCCCCCACCGCCGAGCTTCGGCCGAATCAGAAGGACAGCGACAGCATACCGGAATACGAGATCCTCGACCCCATACTGCAGGCCTATGTGGAGGAGGATAAAAGCGTGGAGGAGATCGTGGAGATGGGATTCGACAGGGAGACTGTCCTGAGGGTCGCTAGGATGGTGGACAGGAACGAATACAAGCGTCGTCAGGCCGCCCCCGGCATCAAGATAACCCCGCGCGCTTTCGGCAAGGATCGCAGAATGCCCATAACGAACAGGTATCAGCCGCTGTGA
- a CDS encoding DUF5107 domain-containing protein, giving the protein MGELYARIREEDIRIPTYHIREDPNPPLFTPLAPWVYPYPRQDEILRPRDEEVSYRAVVMENPYLEVTVLPQLGGRVYSAYDKTAGREIFHKVDVIKPALIGLRGAWICGGIEFNFIRGHHVMTMSPVDYLIRENSDGSVSVTVGHMERRSRSRWNVTLTLHPDRSYLQVDLKLYNRYRYRLDFYQWSNSSVEAREDLFYPYPTEYIISSGRRLYRFPIQGGLDISRWKSIPIAHDLFAIGTEADFMGIYYEDADVGMVHYANHRQVPGKKIFTWGTDDAGRIWDYILTDSDTPYVEPQAGNVVDQRTFRFLQPHQTVRWREYWWSIRGMRGFVQANEKAALNLAPIGEGKTLIAANTTRAINGAHLCLMVNGEKTYEERFDISPHAPYAREIDLPHASWREADVKLILSDERGRELIRYHKPPPNLWAKVELPRPFEPRVDGHSSVEELIIAGREAEKLRRYKRAEELYRKVLALDPGNAEAHASLGALYNHKGLYREAYRELKTALERDPDHGRAHYHLAIACRELGDLKAARDHFWALQLDPAYNGQGFYFLGEMALAEGNPEEAEELFRVSLNHNALHVKGYDMLAMVLRKMGRIGEAQEVLEKVLQEVEPTDVLAQAELWFLSSSPAQRDTLILRIGEDAQVLLELACDYMGVAQWEEAIQILRLWPGAAQEGEAHPMIYYYLGYCYDKLGEMERARYLYELASQMSPDYVFPHRLEELTILDRALEVNPTDARAHAYRGTLLYALGRKEEALKSWRRSLTMEPNAVVYRNVGKTLWRDKRDLVAAEEAYRRAIELAPNDHRLYADLYDVLVELGRSAQERVSLLERAPQHCRIQARLASALVELEEWDRAIEVLRSMQFDPYEGERSTRPTYYAAYIGRGLKRYHEGDLQGALRDFEAALEYPRNVGVGKSYFAQDSKALYWAGVVAEELGDHEKALRYWREGAAIRQRPQDDPASPRDGYEPEARYYKSLCLQRLGRADEAAQLF; this is encoded by the coding sequence ATGGGTGAATTATACGCCCGGATTCGGGAAGAGGATATCCGGATCCCCACCTATCATATACGTGAGGACCCCAATCCGCCGCTCTTCACCCCTTTAGCTCCTTGGGTCTATCCCTATCCCAGACAGGATGAGATCCTCAGGCCGCGGGACGAGGAGGTAAGCTACCGCGCCGTGGTGATGGAGAATCCATACCTGGAGGTGACAGTGCTCCCACAACTGGGGGGAAGGGTCTATTCTGCATACGACAAGACGGCCGGGCGGGAGATATTCCACAAGGTGGATGTGATCAAACCCGCCCTCATAGGGCTGCGAGGGGCCTGGATCTGCGGAGGCATCGAGTTCAACTTCATCCGCGGCCATCACGTGATGACGATGTCTCCTGTGGATTACCTGATCAGGGAAAACTCCGATGGAAGCGTCTCGGTCACGGTGGGACATATGGAACGCCGATCCCGATCACGGTGGAACGTCACGCTCACCCTCCATCCCGATCGCTCCTACCTACAGGTGGACCTCAAATTGTATAACCGTTACCGATATCGCCTTGATTTCTATCAATGGAGCAACTCGAGCGTGGAGGCGAGGGAGGATCTCTTTTACCCATATCCCACCGAATACATCATCAGCTCCGGGCGACGGCTATACCGCTTCCCCATCCAAGGAGGGTTGGATATCAGCCGCTGGAAATCCATCCCGATCGCGCACGATCTCTTCGCTATCGGGACGGAGGCCGATTTTATGGGGATCTATTATGAGGATGCAGATGTCGGCATGGTCCACTACGCCAACCATCGCCAGGTCCCCGGCAAGAAGATATTCACCTGGGGAACGGATGACGCCGGACGCATCTGGGATTACATCCTGACCGACTCCGACACCCCTTATGTTGAGCCTCAGGCGGGGAACGTGGTGGATCAGCGCACCTTCCGCTTCCTACAGCCTCATCAGACGGTCAGGTGGCGCGAGTACTGGTGGAGCATACGGGGGATGAGAGGATTCGTGCAGGCCAATGAGAAGGCGGCTCTCAACTTAGCTCCTATCGGCGAAGGGAAAACCCTGATAGCGGCGAACACCACGAGGGCCATCAACGGCGCTCATCTATGTCTGATGGTCAACGGGGAGAAGACCTACGAGGAACGGTTCGATATCTCACCTCATGCTCCTTATGCCAGGGAGATCGATCTGCCACATGCGTCCTGGCGTGAGGCCGATGTCAAACTTATACTGAGCGATGAGAGGGGGCGGGAATTGATCCGATATCACAAACCTCCGCCGAACCTATGGGCTAAGGTGGAGCTGCCCAGGCCTTTTGAGCCCAGGGTGGATGGACACAGCAGCGTCGAGGAGCTGATCATCGCCGGCCGCGAGGCTGAGAAGCTCCGGAGATATAAGAGGGCTGAGGAGCTTTACAGAAAGGTTTTAGCCCTCGATCCGGGTAACGCCGAGGCTCATGCGAGCCTGGGGGCGCTTTACAACCATAAGGGGCTTTACAGGGAGGCATATCGTGAACTGAAAACGGCGCTGGAAAGAGATCCTGACCACGGCAGAGCTCATTATCACCTCGCCATAGCCTGTCGCGAGCTCGGCGACCTTAAAGCGGCGCGGGATCATTTCTGGGCACTACAACTGGACCCCGCCTATAACGGCCAGGGATTTTACTTTCTCGGCGAGATGGCCTTGGCCGAGGGGAATCCGGAGGAGGCTGAAGAGCTGTTCCGCGTCTCGCTGAACCATAATGCACTTCACGTCAAGGGATATGATATGCTGGCTATGGTCCTGCGCAAGATGGGACGGATAGGGGAAGCTCAGGAGGTGCTGGAGAAGGTGCTCCAAGAGGTGGAGCCGACCGACGTGCTGGCACAGGCCGAGCTCTGGTTCCTGAGTTCCTCTCCGGCTCAACGGGATACCTTGATCTTGCGCATCGGCGAGGATGCGCAGGTTCTGCTGGAGCTGGCCTGTGATTATATGGGCGTCGCCCAATGGGAGGAGGCCATCCAGATCCTCCGGCTCTGGCCGGGCGCCGCTCAGGAGGGGGAGGCTCATCCGATGATATACTACTATCTGGGTTACTGTTACGATAAACTGGGCGAGATGGAGAGGGCGAGGTATCTCTATGAGCTCGCCTCACAGATGAGCCCGGACTATGTCTTCCCCCATCGTCTGGAGGAGTTGACCATCCTGGATCGGGCGTTAGAGGTTAATCCGACCGATGCCAGAGCGCATGCCTATCGGGGCACGCTCCTCTATGCCCTTGGACGCAAGGAGGAGGCCCTTAAGTCGTGGCGGAGATCGCTCACTATGGAGCCAAACGCCGTGGTTTACCGTAACGTGGGCAAGACCCTATGGAGGGACAAACGGGATCTGGTGGCCGCCGAGGAGGCATATCGCAGGGCGATCGAACTGGCTCCGAACGATCATCGTCTGTATGCCGATTTATATGACGTGCTCGTCGAGCTGGGGAGGTCCGCTCAGGAGAGAGTATCCCTGCTGGAGAGGGCGCCGCAGCACTGTCGTATCCAGGCTCGGCTGGCCTCCGCCCTGGTGGAGTTGGAGGAGTGGGATCGGGCGATCGAGGTGCTCCGTTCGATGCAGTTCGATCCGTATGAGGGCGAGCGAAGCACGCGTCCCACCTACTATGCCGCGTATATCGGGCGCGGGCTCAAGCGATATCATGAGGGCGATCTTCAGGGCGCTCTTAGGGATTTCGAGGCGGCCTTAGAATATCCCAGGAACGTAGGTGTGGGCAAGTCGTACTTCGCTCAGGATTCAAAGGCGTTATATTGGGCCGGCGTGGTTGCCGAGGAGCTAGGAGATCATGAAAAGGCGCTGCGATATTGGAGGGAGGGCGCCGCGATCCGACAACGGCCTCAGGATGACCCCGCTTCACCTCGCGATGGATATGAACCGGAGGCGCGGTATTACAAAAGCCTCTGTCTGCAGAGGCTGGGCAGGGCCGATGAAGCCGCTCAACTTTTCTGA
- a CDS encoding dihydrodipicolinate synthase family protein, producing MDDIIRPLIVPMYTPFDRDGALDERGVVELIGWLIEKGVRSFYVRSGVGGKWLMGMEEVKRLAELSVGAAKGKAKIIVGCEGEWDGDLRGRPDPETYLSQSCELALYVQDIGADGVFLTMPFALKPGQGESAIDISLRYFAEVRRSTSLPILLHQMRNVPEEFKLSPDMLEGLLTLGGFVGIKVSTDSASELEKFSEMVKGRDFALICGNEALWLEGIRMGAISVIGGGCNVYPEVIGAVWDRFQAGDEKGARKAQNAVIAALKAPGGLSGIIWRQYLIRKGVKMEPYDRSGSEPYPKTIVDEFEAKVDGIIRPYQG from the coding sequence ATGGACGATATAATCAGGCCGTTGATTGTGCCCATGTACACTCCGTTCGACAGAGATGGCGCTCTGGACGAGAGAGGCGTGGTTGAGCTGATAGGATGGCTCATCGAAAAAGGCGTCCGATCCTTCTACGTGCGGAGCGGTGTCGGCGGGAAATGGCTGATGGGAATGGAGGAGGTGAAAAGGCTCGCCGAGCTATCCGTCGGGGCGGCCAAAGGTAAGGCTAAGATCATCGTCGGATGTGAGGGCGAATGGGACGGCGATCTGAGAGGACGACCCGATCCCGAAACCTATCTGAGCCAATCATGTGAGCTGGCATTATATGTTCAGGATATCGGCGCGGACGGCGTATTTTTGACCATGCCGTTCGCACTCAAACCCGGCCAGGGTGAATCGGCGATCGATATCTCGTTGAGATATTTCGCCGAAGTCCGCCGCTCCACTTCCCTTCCCATACTCCTTCATCAGATGAGGAACGTCCCTGAGGAGTTCAAGCTAAGCCCGGACATGCTAGAAGGGCTACTTACACTGGGCGGATTCGTCGGCATCAAGGTCTCAACTGATAGCGCGAGTGAGCTGGAAAAATTCAGCGAGATGGTGAAAGGGAGGGATTTCGCCCTCATATGCGGCAACGAGGCTCTGTGGCTCGAGGGGATCAGGATGGGCGCGATATCCGTCATCGGCGGCGGCTGTAACGTCTATCCTGAGGTCATCGGTGCGGTCTGGGATAGATTCCAGGCCGGCGATGAGAAGGGGGCGCGAAAGGCACAAAACGCCGTCATAGCCGCTTTGAAAGCCCCTGGGGGGCTTTCAGGGATCATCTGGAGACAGTATCTGATCCGAAAGGGCGTGAAGATGGAACCGTATGATCGGTCAGGCAGCGAGCCATATCCCAAAACCATCGTCGACGAGTTCGAGGCGAAGGTGGACGGGATCATTCGTCCATATCAAGGGTGA
- a CDS encoding DUF362 domain-containing protein, whose product MDRFDRRKFLKKTVSMTAGLVLGGAFNYEVIAEPKSLVVQVRSKRWCRSNGKVNAEIIKRMIDKGMMRLTNKKTPEAAWRSLFSPKEVVGIKFNRISRDFTGANQALVDAIVSGLTSVGIPRRNIIVVEAIGVRFDGGKPKDGWAKRVDFGSGKTRLSNFIVNQIDALINVPNIKQHPLAGFTGALKNISHAGGTIMEGPNRFHTNSCDPYIADIYAVKEIREKIRFHISNGLKGIFDRGAEPPPPQFQWFLNSIFLSFDPVALDTIGAELVDRARSQHRGEELRRDPRALKYLKTAAGRGLGVNDPRRIALVKLTV is encoded by the coding sequence ATGGATAGGTTTGACCGTCGGAAGTTTTTGAAAAAGACCGTTTCTATGACAGCGGGTCTGGTTTTAGGTGGCGCCTTCAACTATGAGGTGATCGCCGAGCCCAAGAGCCTCGTAGTGCAGGTGAGATCAAAAAGATGGTGCAGATCCAATGGGAAGGTTAACGCTGAGATCATCAAAAGGATGATAGATAAGGGAATGATGAGGCTCACAAACAAAAAAACACCTGAAGCCGCATGGCGATCTCTCTTCTCTCCCAAGGAAGTGGTAGGAATCAAGTTCAACAGGATCTCCAGAGATTTCACAGGAGCCAATCAGGCCCTTGTGGATGCTATCGTCTCAGGTCTAACCTCGGTCGGAATCCCTAGAAGGAACATCATCGTGGTTGAGGCAATTGGAGTCAGGTTCGACGGGGGGAAGCCTAAAGATGGTTGGGCAAAAAGAGTGGATTTCGGATCGGGCAAAACCCGTCTTTCCAATTTCATCGTCAATCAGATTGACGCCCTCATCAACGTTCCCAACATTAAGCAGCATCCGCTGGCCGGTTTCACTGGAGCGCTGAAGAATATCTCACACGCCGGAGGCACGATCATGGAGGGGCCGAATCGGTTTCACACCAACAGTTGTGATCCCTACATAGCGGATATCTATGCCGTTAAGGAGATCAGGGAGAAGATCCGCTTCCATATCTCTAACGGCCTAAAGGGCATCTTCGATCGAGGCGCCGAGCCTCCTCCGCCCCAATTTCAATGGTTTCTGAATTCCATCTTCCTCAGCTTCGATCCGGTGGCGCTGGACACAATTGGAGCGGAACTTGTGGATCGAGCTCGGTCTCAGCACCGAGGTGAAGAGCTCAGGAGAGATCCCAGGGCGTTGAAATATCTGAAAACAGCAGCAGGACGAGGCCTAGGCGTCAACGATCCGAGACGGATCGCCCTCGTGAAATTAACCGTATAG
- a CDS encoding MBL fold metallo-hydrolase, which produces MKITFIGVSSCIPDRGMDTACFVINGRHLVDTGWGAVLKMREYGIDPLEIRSVILTHLHQDHYIGLPQFLFYRALRGRRRTDLAPLHVIGPQEHLARVLKAALDFLQISRFPELKEEYTLMPLNPGEDFELDGLHFETRAARHVSGEGVPEQALAYKVVERAGGSGFVFTGDTSFHPPIAEFAKGMQLLIHDAAHTSARDAAMIAKMAGVERLFLIHYSQEQADRLLTEAREVFPDTFLAREGETLMLAGERG; this is translated from the coding sequence ATGAAGATAACTTTCATCGGGGTTTCAAGCTGCATTCCGGATAGGGGTATGGATACGGCCTGTTTCGTGATAAACGGCAGACATCTCGTGGATACGGGCTGGGGTGCTGTTCTGAAAATGCGCGAATACGGCATAGATCCGCTCGAGATCCGGTCGGTTATCCTGACACACCTCCACCAGGATCATTATATCGGCCTGCCGCAGTTCCTCTTCTACAGGGCGCTTCGAGGGCGTAGGAGGACGGATTTGGCTCCCTTACATGTCATCGGACCTCAGGAACACCTCGCTCGGGTGCTCAAGGCGGCTTTGGATTTCCTCCAGATCTCACGATTCCCTGAGCTAAAGGAGGAGTACACGCTTATGCCGTTGAACCCGGGAGAGGATTTTGAACTCGATGGCCTTCACTTTGAAACCCGCGCGGCGAGACACGTCTCGGGCGAGGGAGTCCCAGAACAGGCACTGGCCTATAAGGTGGTGGAACGGGCCGGCGGTTCCGGATTTGTTTTCACCGGGGATACCTCCTTTCATCCCCCCATAGCGGAATTCGCTAAGGGGATGCAGCTTCTCATTCACGATGCGGCCCACACTTCGGCGCGCGATGCCGCCATGATCGCCAAGATGGCAGGGGTTGAGCGTCTATTTCTGATCCACTATTCTCAGGAGCAAGCTGATCGTCTCTTGACCGAAGCAAGGGAGGTTTTTCCCGATACGTTCCTCGCTAGAGAGGGAGAAACTCTGATGCTCGCCGGAGAGAGGGGATGA
- a CDS encoding DUF4159 domain-containing protein: MPLRYPRKITFASFLISIILNLLLVLLIALVFRQYGLRSERTIQVDIIHLPRKMPAKHQAVQREPNLSVLPFNETSELIKPQNMTRPRYIQLNTGASFISTSLTDLALPPLTEDIPEDLSARLSPLDLRNRSRRTPTRVQIGRSRPGYRRSKDGRRIGWPEGPRWSKRPQVNVKGTGRDIAGYYDIVTVRYEDTADIIRAGMLSNLVRAMNRWTNVRTRLLPRSIPLDDPAIRHIPILFIAARGAFAFSEKERANLRGYLRDGGTVFFSDISLNWGDRGAVANSIRFELWRILGDISPLRPVGRDDPICFSFFPFKKGPPLVDEKRGRFYALRMNGRIAVVYDAAGIGLRWMEKGKNERWLRWGVNLIVYTLTSKSTGNM; this comes from the coding sequence ATGCCCTTGCGCTATCCCCGGAAGATCACATTTGCTTCATTCCTGATCTCCATAATCTTGAACCTGCTTCTTGTTCTTCTGATCGCCCTTGTTTTCCGTCAATACGGCCTGCGGTCGGAGAGGACGATACAGGTGGATATCATCCATCTCCCGCGAAAGATGCCGGCTAAACATCAAGCCGTTCAACGTGAGCCCAATCTGAGCGTTTTGCCATTCAATGAGACATCTGAGCTCATTAAACCTCAAAATATGACTCGGCCGAGGTATATTCAACTTAACACAGGCGCCAGTTTCATCTCCACCTCTCTAACCGATCTAGCTCTACCTCCCCTGACCGAGGATATACCTGAGGATCTATCGGCCCGGTTAAGCCCCCTCGATCTGAGGAATCGGTCTAGACGCACGCCCACGAGGGTCCAAATAGGCCGATCCCGTCCCGGATATCGAAGATCGAAAGACGGGCGGAGGATCGGTTGGCCGGAAGGACCGAGATGGTCGAAAAGGCCGCAGGTGAACGTCAAAGGAACCGGAAGAGACATCGCCGGTTACTACGATATCGTCACCGTGCGGTATGAGGACACCGCCGATATCATCCGGGCGGGAATGCTGAGCAATCTCGTCAGGGCGATGAACCGATGGACGAACGTCCGAACCCGATTGCTACCCAGGAGTATCCCTCTGGATGATCCCGCCATCCGACATATCCCGATCCTCTTTATCGCCGCCAGAGGAGCGTTCGCGTTTTCAGAGAAGGAACGGGCAAATCTGAGGGGATATCTGCGGGACGGAGGAACGGTGTTCTTCTCCGATATCTCACTGAACTGGGGGGATCGAGGGGCGGTCGCAAACTCGATCCGCTTCGAACTCTGGAGGATCCTCGGCGATATCTCCCCCCTGCGTCCAGTTGGACGAGATGATCCCATATGCTTCAGCTTTTTCCCGTTTAAAAAAGGCCCCCCGCTGGTGGATGAAAAGCGGGGCCGATTTTACGCCCTCCGGATGAACGGGCGGATCGCCGTCGTCTACGATGCAGCAGGGATAGGGTTGAGGTGGATGGAAAAGGGAAAGAATGAGAGATGGCTTCGTTGGGGCGTTAATCTGATCGTTTATACGCTGACATCCAAATCCACGGGGAATATGTAA
- a CDS encoding C-terminal binding protein, with translation MRKFKVVVFPCDYEVLDIEREVLEPIGAEVVRVDSWDERDLIETARDADAVLVQYTRIDDRILSKLERCKVMVRYGTGYDNFDLEAMTRHGVYAAYVPDYCVDEVSSHTLALLLALERKIVRYNDDVRAGIWSSHRERPIYRTKDQTLGIIGLGRIGRAFCLKAKPIFGQIVACDPYIPDSVFDEYGARKVDLDELLDISDAISLHVPLIRKPTGVYRSTYHLIGEREIKLMKPNAYIVNTARGPVVDNAALCQALREGRIAGAALDVLEDEPLTENGSSVAERFKDLLESGRLIITPHSAYLSEKSLRDVRRMAAEEVTRVLRGETPKAWLNPHSSFRSL, from the coding sequence ATGAGAAAATTCAAGGTTGTGGTTTTCCCTTGTGACTACGAGGTCTTGGACATTGAAAGAGAGGTGCTCGAGCCGATCGGCGCTGAGGTCGTTCGGGTCGATTCATGGGATGAGAGGGACCTCATCGAGACGGCCAGGGACGCGGACGCCGTCCTCGTTCAATATACTAGGATCGACGACCGGATCCTCTCGAAGCTGGAGAGATGCAAGGTGATGGTGAGATACGGGACGGGATATGATAACTTCGATCTGGAGGCCATGACGCGACACGGCGTCTATGCCGCATATGTCCCCGATTACTGCGTTGACGAGGTCTCCTCGCACACGCTCGCCCTCCTGTTGGCATTGGAGAGGAAAATCGTCAGATACAACGATGATGTCAGGGCCGGCATATGGAGCTCGCACAGGGAGAGGCCGATTTACAGGACGAAGGATCAGACCCTTGGGATAATTGGGCTCGGCAGGATCGGGAGGGCTTTCTGCCTAAAGGCCAAACCCATCTTCGGCCAAATCGTCGCCTGTGACCCCTATATCCCCGATTCGGTCTTCGACGAATACGGCGCTCGGAAGGTGGATCTGGATGAGCTGTTGGACATATCAGACGCTATATCGCTCCATGTGCCGCTTATAAGGAAGCCCACAGGCGTTTACCGAAGCACCTATCATCTGATCGGCGAAAGAGAGATAAAGCTGATGAAGCCCAACGCCTATATCGTTAATACGGCCAGAGGGCCGGTTGTGGATAACGCGGCGCTATGTCAGGCGTTGAGGGAGGGACGAATAGCCGGGGCGGCGCTCGACGTGTTGGAGGATGAACCCCTCACTGAGAACGGCTCGTCCGTTGCCGAGAGGTTCAAAGATCTGCTGGAGTCGGGTAGGCTTATCATAACGCCTCATAGCGCTTATCTTTCCGAGAAATCGCTGAGAGATGTCAGAAGGATGGCCGCTGAGGAGGTGACAAGGGTGCTGAGGGGGGAAACTCCCAAGGCATGGCTTAATCCACACTCGTCTTTCAGGAGCCTTTAG